Sequence from the Exiguobacterium aurantiacum genome:
CCGATACGATTGAGGGCGACTGGCGTTTACCGATTGAACAGGTGACGATGCAAGCCGCCATCCGTTATGAAGCTGACGATGCCGTCTCCCCGCTTGACGTCGGGAATGTGGTTGTCGACCTGACATCGATGCGAATCGAGCTTACCATCAACGGGGATGATTTTGATGAGAACTATTTTATCGACCACGTGAAGCTCCGCGATGCGGATGGGAACGTGTACAACATTGAATCTGGCTATAGTCGATCGGTCAGTGCCGGAAAAACAAATCTGGTGTTCCAAGTGCCGTTTACGTCACGAGATGCCGGTCCAGAACTGATGCTGATTGTGGAAGGGATTGGTCAAGTAAAGCTTCAACCTATTAACGAGTGAACAACAGCATGCCCGAATCAGGCATGCTGTTTTTGTTTGAAATTTTTGGTAGACATTAAGGGGATTGATTCTAAAATTTGAAAAGGTGAACTAAATGATTGACGTTTATATTATTTCAAATACCGAATTTATCATATAAAAGAAAGGGCGGCACGACAATGATGCAAGCCTCACAATTAGTGATGGGCGTGACCCTGTCCGCGGAAACATTCTCCATCCTGACGATTTCTCCGCCGTTCATCATCAACGTCACCTTCAGTACTGTGGCTTTGGTTGTCGTGATTTATTCCCGAAGCAAGAGCTGGAAAGGTCGATTGTTCAATATTGTTATAACAATATGGTCGCTGTTCTTCATTTCGATGTACGTGTTTGCCTGGTATGTGAGAGTAAAATACAATATCATGCCGGACTTTGCAGCCTCGTTTGCGCCTGGTCCATTTCCAGGATGGAAAGAATTGCTGGCTCAAAGTATGGAGTAACCAGATGTCACTGGAAATGCGATTACATATGCTGCACTTCTGTTTCTTACGCGAAAATATAATGACTGGTACATGTGGCCGGTAAAAGTCGTCTTTATTTTCTTTGTAAGCCTCTTTTTCATCAAGTACATCCCGGTCGCGGTCAACTGGTTGTTCATATGATTACAATAGATGGATTAACGAGAGTGCTGTCATCATACGATTGATGGCGAGGTGATGGCGGCCAAATCTTTAGATAATAGTGATGACGTAAAATGATTGACGACACGAGTATGGTGATGGGAACCCTTTGGACGGCAGAAGAGTTTTATGTCCTGACGATTTCTCCGGCCTTTATCATTCAGGTTATTTTTGCAGTTGGAACTTTATTCGTTGTGTTTTATCTCGATGTGGAGTCGTGGAAAGAGTTTTTAACGTTTTTAGTGATGACGATTGTCGCTTCGTTCTTTGTTTCGCTTTATGCCATGGCGTGGTACGTACGCATCAAATATGATACATCGCCAGATTTTACAGCATCATTTGGTATAGATTCATTCCCTGGGTGGCCAGCTTTCATAAATCAAATGATACACGGACCGAACGTCACACAGCATGCGCTGCTTCATGCCGTCATTCTGTTCTGGATGCGTAAAGACAAGGCCAGGTATATGTGGTTACTAAAAGTACCCTCGCTCTTTTTCGTCAGTCTCTTCTTCATCAAATATGTTCCCGTTGTCTTCAACTGGCTTGTCACATAAAAAAGCAAGGCGCGTAGCCCTGCCTAGAGGATGAACATCCCGCGGAATCCTCGGGCCGCATAATAGGAATCGGCCCCGTTATGATAGACGAAGGTCTGGTCGTAGCGGCGGTCGCAGAACAAAGCGCCGCCTTTTTGACGGATTGATGCCGGGGTTGAAACCCAGCTCGACGTCTTCAAGTCGTACGCGCCGAGCGTCTGCAAATAGCGATACGTTGCTTCGTCGAGAAGCTCAAGCCCCATCTGTTCAGCCAACGCGACGGCACTCCCCTCCGGTTTGTTCTTCTTCCGCGCCGCTAACGCCGCATCGTCATAGCATAGGCTGCGTCGACCGCTCGGACTTTCCGGTGAGCAGTCGCAAAAAGCTAAGGTGCCGTTCGGGAGTCGAATCACATCAGGTTCACCGCCGGTACGCTCCATCTCGGCGAGCGCGGCGAGTTTACGGTCGTCCGCTTGAAGACGCGTCAAGATGTCGGGCCAGGTGAGATCTGGATGTCGTTCGGGGTTGTCGGTAAAGCGCGCTTCGAGAGTGTTCAACAACTCGGTTGTTTCTTCGTGTGAAAGGGTGGACATCATCAATCACTCCATTCCAAGGTTTCTTTCAGTATACGACATCAATTGTGATCGATTCAGCACGCCGTTCATGGAAAGGGGAATGCCAATTGGATTTCGATGCCTTAGATGTTCAGCATCTGCACTCTCAGACGTTCCATACGATTGATTTGTTCTTGCTCAAATCCATTTGGTCAGACGTTTTGCCGCTCGGTTCGTATTGCGTGATCGACTATGGTGTGCTAGATATGGAACTTGCCAAACCACAATTACTTCAGCTTCGATGGATTGATTTGACGTTGCCGTTCGGCATCTATTCGAATGAACAGCTCGTGTTTTTGTATGACCCGTATCATCGCAAGCTACATACAGATACAGTTGTGTCCATTGAGCTAGCGGGACATGATGTTTCTATTCTAGATTTTATATTGGCATATAGCCAGACGTTTCATGATCCGGATTCGTATTCTCTGAAAATGGAGGACGCCTATGGTTTGGCACCGGACAGTCAATGGAGGGAATTTGGGTTACCGAAAGTGAAAGCCCCTGCGGCATTCATTGCGGACTTATTCATCGCACTCGGTGTCACTTCATTCCAAGTCGTCTTATCCAAAAATAAATTGTTATCTCATCTTGAGTCTTGGGCGAAGCGGACCGGAAGCGATCATACAATTGAATCTAGTGGAAAATGGACGTGGTCGAAGACGTATAAGGTAAGCTGTGATGTCTCGCAACAACCAGTGCAAGCTGTTCATCAACTTGAGTCACTCTTGGAACATTATGAAGAGTGAGAAGGGTTCCGATTTTTAATCCCAACCGAAACCGGAATCGTCTCGTTGTTCATCGGAGGCGATTTGACAGAAGGATATGGATTTGGAGTATTTCAATATGAACATACTGGAGAGGTGGTTTCCAATGAGATTTGAAGATTTGTTCCTGTATGACGGGATGATGGAAGTGTTTGCTTTCAGTTATGACCTCGGACCTAAGACTCTGACGTTCAATCTACAGCTCGCCGACCACCCTAGGAAACGGAACGCCTCTTTCCGTGAGCGGCTCGAGGCGGATGAAATCCATCCGCAAAGCGAGGTGGTGAACGTGAAGCTCCGCTTTGAAGATGTGATCTACTTGGAAGTCATCGATGAATCGTATGTAGATGGTGTAGTGATCACAATGCATGACCAGTTTGAAGGACATCAAATCGTTCGTTATAC
This genomic interval carries:
- a CDS encoding DUF4256 domain-containing protein, with protein sequence MSTLSHEETTELLNTLEARFTDNPERHPDLTWPDILTRLQADDRKLAALAEMERTGGEPDVIRLPNGTLAFCDCSPESPSGRRSLCYDDAALAARKKNKPEGSAVALAEQMGLELLDEATYRYLQTLGAYDLKTSSWVSTPASIRQKGGALFCDRRYDQTFVYHNGADSYYAARGFRGMFIL